In Sesamum indicum cultivar Zhongzhi No. 13 linkage group LG8, S_indicum_v1.0, whole genome shotgun sequence, the sequence taaattctaataaaaggAAATTAGTTGTAAATGGTGAATTTTCAGTAGgaatgtaagtgtaatttttaaatttttttcataaaaaaatataattttgcatttttaaatGGGATGTAAGCGCAAACAACCCTAAATTTTTTACAGTACAACGCTGTTCGAAccccaaattcaaaattttattgtctTAGAAGTTCGAGGTTTTCAGTTAGGATtcaattattcttaaaattaatgcATTTCTGGctttaattattctaatttagTTACAGTAATCAGCCCAGgtacttaaattaaaataaaatattgatagatTACCAGATTATTGGGCCTGATTACAGTAGCCCATCGAAAACACAATGCCAGCCCAAAAAGATGAGTGTTAGGACTCTTAAATCTGGCTAATCAAGAAGCCCAGATTCTCAAATGGCCGCAAAGAATATTTCAAGAACATCACTCCGCCGTCGCCTTCCTCCTCCGTTCAACAGCCACTACTCCACCGCCACCTCCGCCGCCGAAGCCACGAAGACGGCGGTGTGGTACACTCCGCCGGCGCCTCGCTTCAATCCAATACTCCAAGATCAAGACACTATTCTCACAGCTCTTTCTCAAGCCATCCAAAATTCTCCATCAAAATCTCTGCAAGTCTCCCTCAAAAGTCTGCTTCCTTCTCTAAAGCCACAGCATGTTATAAACCTCATCAGCCTGAACCCCTACTCTCTATCAGCATCCTCtctgttttctttcttcacaTGGCTTTCTTCTCCCGGCAACTCGACTTTCCGCCATACCCTCCATTCTTATTGCACTATGATCCACTTTCTTTGCACCCACCAAATGTTCTTGGAAGCCAAAAGTTTACTCGAAGTTGTAGTTTCGAGGAAAGGGAAAGATTCGGCGTCTGATGTTTTTGCCGTAATTCTTGAGACCAAAGGTACCCAAAAATCtgatatttatgttttctctGGGCTGATGACTGCTTACTTGGATTCAGGGTTTGTCCTTGATGCTATTCAATGCTTTAGGTTGGCTAAAAAGCAGAAATTTCGGGTTCCCTTTGATACTTGTAGGAAGGTGCTCGAACATTTGATGAAGTTGAGGTCTTTCAAGTTGGTTTGGGGATTCTATAAGGAGATTTTGGAATGTGGGTATCCTGcaagtttgtattttttcaacattttgatGCACAGGTTTTGCAAAGGAGAAGAAATGAGGCTAGCCAGGTCGGTTTTTGATGGGATTAGAAGATGGGGTTTGAGGCCTAGTGATGTCAGTTTCAATACATTGATTAATGGTTATGTCAGGCTGGGTGATTTGGATGAAGGATTCAGGCTGAAGAATGCTATGCAAGCAAGTGGAATTCAGCCTGATGTTTACACGTATAGTGTTCTAATCAATGGGATGTGTAGGGAGAGAAGAATGGATGATGCAGATGAATTGTTGAATGAGATGCTTGACAATGGGTTGGTTCCGAATTATGTTACTTACACTACGTTGATTGATGGGCACTGCAAGAATGGGAGGGTTGATCTGGCTATGGAACTTTACCAACAAATGTTGAACCAAGGGTTAGTGCCTGATCTCATCACGTACAATACGCTTATTAATGGGCTTTGCAAGAAGGGAGATTTGAAGGAAGCACGATATCGTGTTGATGAGATGAGTGCAAAGGGATTGAAGCCTGACAAAATCACATATACTACCCTTATTGATGGCAGTTGTAAGGAGGGAGATTTGGAGAATGCATTTAAGCTTAAGGAAAGCATGATTAAGGATAATATTGCGCTTGATGACGTGGCTTACACGGCCCTTATTTCTGGTTTGTGTCAGGAAGGGCGAGGAGTTGATGCAGAGAGAATGTTGAGGGAAATGTTGAGTGTGGGTCTGAAGCCTGATGATGGAACGTATACAATGATCATAAATGACTTCTGTAAGAAAGGAGATCTTAAGACGGCTTCCAAGTTGCTGAGAGAGATGCAAAGAGATGGACATGTACCATCTGTTGTCACATACAATGTGCTTATGAATGGCTATTGCAAGCAAGGGCagatgaaaaatgcaaatatgCTCCTAAATGCCATGCTAAATATAGGGGTTGTTCCTGATGATGTCACGTATAACATCCTATTGGAATGGTACtgtaaaaatggaaaccaTGAAGATGTTTCTAACCTGCGTAGTGCAAAAGGGCTTATTCTTGACTATGCTTCATACACGTTGTTTGTCGGCAGCTTAAGGAAAGCCCCGAAATTCCATTCAAAAAGATAATGTAATCAGGAAAAAAACTGTATCGAAGCTTTTTCCTACTACTTGGATCCTCCCTAAAGAAAGCAGGTTCAATGCTAAAACTGGATTCACTGAAGTTATGCAACATTTGTTGCCTGATACGAGTAACATATTTGCTGCCGTCCAGGGAGTTTAGTGTACAGGAGGAATAAAAGGTCAATATTAGAGCAGCACTCATTATGTTAACTTCTGATATGCTTGAGAATGTAGAGCTATTTGGCAAATCATGCTTGTTAACATGCTATTGTTAGAACTTGCAACAGGATCATAGGTACTTTGGCACTCGAGATTTTGTGGtgcattttgttgtatatacTGTGATTCTTGCCCCTTTTGCCCAGAACAATAGATGGTTGCTCCTTTCCAACTGAGGTTTCATGTCATCAACTTAGTTCGTGGATACGTGGATACATGCTGTGATGAAGTTTTATTCATCTCTGCCCTTTTAGGACCACGTGGGAATAGATCTCATGTATTTCTTTCTCTAGCAACAAACTAAATGAGATTTCTAGGCAGTTGAGCACAATATAGATTCATATCCACAGAAACTAGGCTGATCTTCTGCTTTTGTCGGTCGAGATTCCTTGTAGTTGTGAATGCAAGAAATGATAGAACCGGAACTGATCTGATTAAACACAGTGGTTTAGTTGCTGGTTGAGATCATCAGATGCTGATCCTTTCACGAGACAAAAGCCCAGTAACAGAAGAGTCAGTCTCGGTGCCCGTTCCTCATTCAGAGGAACGCTTCTCTTCCATCTTAAACTTTTGGCAGAACCATTAATTTGTTGCAAGTCCTAACTGCCTACCGAGTTTTCTGAATTGAGGCgtctttttgttgttatacGTTGATGCAGATGTCATATCTTACACACTGGAAATTTATACAACTGCATGACAACTATTTGTTGCTTACAGAGGGAATATTACTTGTCGCATATTACTTTCTTGTGCAACGCAAGGACACTATATCCAGTTTACTTTCTAGAGTCGAGCTCTTGCTTTCCTAGTATTCTTGACTGACATTTATGTTTATTGAGTGTACAAAGTTGAGCATGCCTAATTTTGGTTACTCCTTACAACAGGGCAGTGGAAATTTCTTGGGTACGATGTTGCCCTATGTGTTGATTATGACTGCTGATCCATACACTACTTTTGTGTCCTAATCTCTGGTGATCCAGCAACCCTTTACATGTCCCGGAAATTGCAGTTACATGATGAGAATGTCTTCTTTGTCTCCATAAGCAAATGAAAAATCGAAAAGCAAATGTATGCAGTTTTCTTGACCGGTGCATGGTTGTAGAGTTTGACCTTCATCagcttaattatttaattattattaaaaaaataaattatataatataatttatttgaaatatataataaaaatatgtcgAGTCATGGATCACATTCGCGActcaacttaaaatttttttttttaaaaaaaaaattcttcatgTCGTGGATCAATTCCACTCAATTCCACGACTTCATGTGGTGGAATTGATCCaaccttttactttttttttttttgtttaattgatTGTGTAGAAAATGTGCCGGGATTGTCAACAATAACTAtatagttcattgtattttatttaaaattgtataaacaaaatatacactattacatttgtatagttcattatattttcaaaattaatacaattttagtattatgattttttaaattttattatgttgttatagattaattgaatataattaatttataaaaatacttgaTCCACGACACTACTATTCGTATCTCTACACGTCCTGGTCAAAATCAAACATCAcgtattcacaacgagatAGATTGTCCGCAAACGCGTAAGAGgcaaaaaatccaacaaatagaTTCTTCTACACAATCAATTGTATTGGTGCGGGGTTATCAACAATAATTGTAtactttattgtatttttttaaaattgtaaaaagaatatacaCTATGACATTTGTATagttcctattttttttaaaattaatacaattttaacattataatttttttaattttaatatattgctaaaaattaattaaaatataattaatttataaaaaataaaattacaataaaaaaaaaagtaaaaaggtggatcaatttaaaaaataagcaaaattataattcatggTTCACAATGATTTTGATCGGTTCTCCAAAAACATGAATGGAAGTCTGAAAAACATGGATGGAAGTCTTACAAAGATTAATGAATTGAGTTAGTTGTTAGATAGCTGTTAAAATTAAAGgggtattaataatatttcaaactacaagagtgtatttttaattatatcaaactttaggtgaactcattgtaatttaccttctatttgatttaatatgtatatgcTATGTGTAcaatgttttttaaataaatgtattagGCATAATAAGATCTTTTATTGGTAAATTGGCTAAATTCtgcattatattattataatcaaataagttgttatttcttgatataacatattagtttaattctaaataaaaatttaattttttttaatattctttttttaatcaaattaccccCGTCTTCAACATAAATAGCCTAAAGCCTGAATCTTTCCTTGTCTTGAGTCTCTCGCATTCGATTTAAGCTTAGAAATTTCCCAAATGTCTTCTTTATATGCTAGAAAGATGAAGGCCAAGTAAAGTGTGAAGCAATCCCTTGATTTGAGATACCCTTCAACACCACAATGTAAAGGTAGAGATGCGTAGGGTAGAGTCTCCAAGAAAACCCTCCAATGGCAAGTTATATTAttgttgcaaattttatacttgtaatttttttcgatGGACCGAACTAGAAAAGGGTTTTTGGGCTCCAAATGATACTCCAATGGGGTGTTTTAGTGGAGAATGTGTTGGGGAAGACTTTTCTAGCATGGAGGAATATTTTAAAGATCCTAATGTTGATGAAGTATTGTCAAGAATGTCTGCTGTTGGAAGATCAAAATTTGCGttcgagaaaaaaaaatcgaaattatattaatttttggtgtATAGTTAGTggttttttgcttttgttgttAAAGTAGAAAAATGGCTTGTGATTCTGTAGTTGTTTAAGGGTGTATTTGGTTGGAGTGAAAACTGAGactataaaaaagtaaaagtaaaaatagatGTACAAGAGATAATTTTGTGCTTGGTTAGGGAAAAGAGATGGAGGTAAAGTAAAACTCGATGTATAAGGTCAAAACGacaaaaaagtacaatttttatttttattactctATTACCCATAGGCAAAATcttacttttggtcccactaggtAAGGCCATTATTACTTTTGGTCCCCAGCTTCATGggctcaatattttttgtcccaaaatcctaatcTTTTTTAATAGTCTTAGTCCTGTTCCGTTAACTTTTAACAAAAACGGCACGTAGTTAGACACGTACTGTTAGTCAACGGTGAGAGTGCAGAAAAAACGCCTTTCAATTCTTTATGCAgctttttggaggaaaaaaatggCGCCAACTCTCCTTCTAGCCTATATATAGATGAATTTGCAAGAGGAAGAAATTCGAAAATTGCGTcgaataaatcaaatttgatttttgtaatgatcAGGTTTTTTTGCAGTTGTTATTTATGTTggtaatttaatcaattcGGTTACAATGTATTATTTGATGGcttaaatgcataaaactccatgtgttttaaaaactcGGCTAAAAACccctttctattttaaaaataggctaaaaattCTCCTCTGTTTGCTTAAATATAGCTCAATCGCACCGCTCGTTAAATATAAAGtcactttaatttttcacaaagTGACCGTTATGccttacttattatatatatatattttttcattttaatgttCGTTGAATCTTTTCTTAATGAAGCCTTAGATCTGAACAATTAATTCTAATTGTTGatcttaaaaaattgaagggtTAGATTTAGcgaatttatgaattataaaaatattaattattattttattttaatataaattaataaaatattaaacccAAACTCCCCCATACCCCCTCCCCACCCCCTCGCTGCCTACTACCCCTCCCACCAccagtttgaaaaaataaatttttttaattaaggtTTTTTAATagccctatctagtgggatTAAAAGTGAGATTTTGCCattacccatatatatatactttccTCAAAAGTTGTTTTTAGTATCAACAAAGGCACTGATGTTTGAACTCGAATTTGttagttgaaaatatttttagtaatttttattttatttaaactaaacagtttaaaataaataaacaataatcattttgatgaatatttttattaataaaaaatattcttattcttatttgataaatatatttattaataaggttcttaaatttttgatatactaaaattatatcagtataatattaatatatttattttctaatacaaaatgaagaaaaatattattcagtaaaattacaaaagttattcttttcttcacaatttgttttccttatacaaaacaagaaaaagtatttgagatttattttcctttctatCGTATCAAACAACTTGAAggaaaactattattctttccCTCCCCCTTTCACTTCTCATTTCCTCTCACTTGAACAAAACGAACCCCAACTTTATTTAGTGGTATGGTGTtttgaatgattattattgtattttagtATACTATAAAAATTGAGGGGGCAGGGGGAATGTGACGCTcaaaagattataatacataattgtgagattaattgataaatttttttgaaactttagttaattagtaaatgaattatagattgaaaataaaatacaataaaatttcaacagactaaattggagttcattataatatttggaagcaaattatattaattaagaaattagaaaggacgtagtgggtattttaaaaaaaattaaattaaatttaaaaaaaaaagaaaaaagaaggaaagaatGAAAGAATGAAATTGGGGTTGGGCCATCACCCACTGCCCGACCTGCCTTctattatatacacatattcTAAActaacacacacactcacaccttAAACACACACAACGAAATTCGTATATTGGCGACTACAGGtaatgttttaatttgaaaaattcatattaatttatataattatttttttgattagcccattctttaaatataatttatattgatcgATGTACTATATAATcagaatattttatgagtttggctatttaaattagtatagaattaaatatcatatttgatataaaaataatatagttggttaattaaattattagatttgttagatttaatttacacaattccatcggaatgattaaccaaatacgtaattctatttattgttgtttaattaaattatacagtaacgataaattgatataaaatttatagaaatattccggaagaaatattatattattaaaaagagaataaattttttaatagtaatataatttagagatgttaaaaatgatagtaatgaatatataaggggtttgattaaatgaattcttatgaattagttgataaattaaatatacacttgaaaagtttagaaagtatagttatttaaaagaaaatagaacaggggtttggactttaatataagtgaaatattaaaataatggtgaaaaatgtacaaacataataaaatagtttatttaaaatttattatattctgtATATATTGATTGCACGTATAATActctattataggacgtgacggcaacatagagggttgagcagtcctttgtgttaattaaagcattttgggatttgaggtaagtatagctaattgaatttgtatatataattatatgtgtagtattgtatatataatatatattggtttcttagATTTGATTATGaacttggatttatatttatatacgtggatttgtatattaattgttaCCATTTTGAGCAGGAGCTACGACCGGAGATCAAAAAAGGTTTTGCAGtcagaattttgaattttaaaactcttgtTGAATCAGCAGTCTAGATGGAAGAAGTAGTAATTGAAGACAAGAAGAAGgggaaagagaagagaaaatcaaCATACACAATAGGAAATCGAGTAGGTTGACTAAGAGGAGAACCGACCGTTCATTTTCTGCGGGAGTGGGAACTTTACAGGTGGTGGTCCTGTTTTTGAGGAAGTAGTGGATCGAGGTTCGGTGGATCTACAAGCTTTAATAGAGGTTTGTTCGAACACAACTCATTTACTACGCCTTCTATTGGATCGGGTAGGGGAACTGGACATAGTTATGGCCGAGGATAAATTTTCACTTCGAGTTGTTCTACTTGTGGAAGAGAACATCTAGGACCATGTTGGAGACGAGATGATATAGCCAGAACCTATTATCACTATGGAGGTAAGGGATATATAGCCAAAAATTGTCCCAGTCAGACTATAGGTGTGGTTGGAAGTGTCGCTAGTGGGACCCAGAGCCTAAGTAGTGTTGGTAGTAGTGGCAAGGGGACTGAGATAAGCAAAGGCAGAGTAGAGGTAGAGGTACTAGCAATAGAGATAGTGACCACGTTACTGGTAGCACTATGAGGGGGCTTAGAGCACAAGGTACTCAGGGGCAGACCCAAGCAATGATATATAACATGACTAGAGAGGAAGCTCCAGCATCAAATGACGTGATATCAGGTACGATTTTGTTATTTGACGTTGAAGCTTATGTATTGATTGATCCTGGCTCtacacattcatatatatcaTTAGAACTTTCTTCTAAAATATCGAGTGAGAATAGCCCTTTGGGATATAATTTGATCGTTAATTTGCCCATGAGAGGGGGTGTGGTAGTGAACAGTGTTAGGAAAGGGAGTTTAGTGAGAATCGGAGATGTAAATTTACCTGTGGACCTTGTAGTGCTggatttgaaggagtttgatgTGATTTTGGGGATGGATTAGTTGGCACAGCATAAAGCAATAGTTGACtgttataaaaagaaagtgaTGATCGAATATTCCAATGAACcgaaagaaatatttatggGGGATCGTCAAGTAGTactagtttgtgtaatatcagTCATAGAGGCAAGACGATTGATGTTAGAAGGGCTGTGAGGTGTATCTTGCCCATGTGGTAGATACCAAGAGGGTTAATCCCACATTAGAGGAAATTTCAATAGTGAGAGACTTCCCTGAAGTATTCCAGATGACTTACCAGGTTTGCCATCGTATAGAGAAGTGGAATTTGCCATAGAAACTCTTCAGGAGTTGCCCAATTTCTATTGTTCCGTATATAATGGCCCCAACAGAATTACAAGAGCTCAAAAAGCAAATCAAAGAATTATTGGGGAAAGTATCAGCCCGAGTACTTCACTGTGGGAGCACCAGTGCTATTTGCGAAGAAGAAAGGGGGAGTATGAGGTTATGCGTCGATTACTGCCAATTAAATAGGGTAACaatgaagaataaatatccgTTGCCGAAGATTGATGACCTGCTAGACCAGTTAAAGGGagctacaatattttcaaaggtCGATTTAAGGTCTGGGTATTGGCAGTTGAGGATCGCAGAGAAagacatataaaaaatagctTTCCGTACTCGTTATGGTCATTATGAGTTTTTGATGATGCCATTTGGGTTAACAAATGCACTAGCAGCGTTCATGGTGTTGATGAACCGTACATTTTAGGAATATTTGGGTtactttgttattatttttatagatgaCGTCTTGGTGTACTCGAAGAATAGGGAGGAGCATGAGTAGGTGTTACATATTTTGAAGGAGAATGGGTTGTATGCTAAATTaagcaaatgtgaattttgggtaaatcagGTGATTTTTCTTAGGCATGTGAAATCTGGTGATGGGATTATGCCTCACCCTTCAAAAGTGAAAGCTATTACAGAATGTAGAGTACCAAAGAATACAACTGAAGTTCGAAGTTTCTTAGGGTTGGTTGGATATTATAGAATATTTGTTGAGGGCTTCCCTATAATTGTCGGTCCTTTTCCCAAGTTGCTGAGAAAGGGGATAGCATTTCAATGGACGGAACAATACCAACAATGTTTTGATGAGTTGAAAGAGAGATTGAGCTCCACTCCGATTTTGGTTTTGCCATCTGGTAGCGGtggatatataatatatacggATGCTTCTAAATAGTGTTGGGATGTGtgttaatgaaaaatgaaaagttaatTGCTTATGCATTCCGCCAGTTGAGGAACTATGAGTTAAATTATCCCACGGATGACTTAGAGTTAGCCGCGATTGTACATACACTGAAAATTTGGGGACATTATTTGTacggaaaaaaaatttatatcctTACTGACCATAAGAGtctgaaatatattttgtcgcagaaggaattgaatttgagacaaaGAAGATGGATAGAACTGCTGAAAGATTATGATTACACTATTGACTTCCATCCAGGGAAGGCAAATGTGGAAGCAGATGATTTGAGTGGAAACAATTCAAGTACATTAGCCAATTTGGGGAATCACAATCAGACATTGCTATTGGAGATGAGATCTATAAATGCGGGACTAGAGGTTAATCGGATAATGGGTTTGTTGGCAGCCTTGCAACTTAAGCCAGATTTTGTGGATCAAATCAAAGAAGCGCAGACTCAAGATCCTTTCTTATTACAGATGCTGGAAAGGATAAAACAGggtaaaaaatcaaatttttcgaTAAGAGTTGATGGAGTGATAGTGAATGTGGAACGAGTTTGTGTACCTGACATAGGTGGGTTATGAAAAGAGATTTTGCGAGAAGCTCATAATGCACCATATGCGATGCACCCTAGTAATACAAAAATGTATCGAAATTTAAGACTTTACTACTGGTGGCAAACAATGAAGAAGGAATGTATGATATGTTAGTAAGTAAAGGCAGAATATCAGGCACCAGCAGGTAAACTTCGACCTCTATCAATACCAGAATAGAAGTGGAAGAAAATCACTATGGATTTTGCCGTGGGATTGCCACGTACATTTAAGAAGCACAAGGCTATTTGGGTAATTGTAGATATACTGACGAAAGCCGCTCAATTCTTGCCGATACTTATAAGTGATTCTTTAGATAAGTTAGCTGGGTTATACATTTCCTAGATAGTTTGATTACATGGAGTGCCTGTATCTATTGTGTCAGATAGAGATTCTCGACTAACCTCATGCTTTTGGGGAACTTTACAAAGGGCTTTGgcacaaaattacatttcagtACCGCGTTTCATCCTCAAACAGATAGGCAATAAGAAAGAACGATTTAAACCCTAGAAGATATTATGAGAGCTTGTACAATGGAGTTTAAGGGCAACTaggatgatcatctacctctaATGGAGTTTTGCATTTAATAACAGTTTCCACTCTCGTATCGATATGGCCTCATATGAAGCATTATACGGAGCAAGGTGTCACAGTCCAATCTATTAGGATATAGAGGGATTAAGACAACTGAAAGGTTCTAAATTGGTGAAGAAAACAATGGAGAAGATATAAGTGGTTAAGAAGTGTTTGAAGGCAACACAAGATCGACAGAAAATTTATGTTGATAAACGCCAAAGGGAGATGGAGTATGAAGTAGGTGATAAGGTTTTCCTAAATGTATCTCCTTGGATGGAAAATTACTGAAATGGCCTCCAAAAACCAAACCAAACACAACCAAAAAGAATTCCAAGCTATATTGCAGATTCCACAAAGACAAGGGTCATGATACTGAAGACTGATTTCAGTTGAAAGACGAAATCGAGAGATTGATTAGGCAGGGTACCTTAAGGAGTTCACAGAAAAACAAGAGGGCAAAAAGCATGAAGAACGTAGTCCTCACTAAAGGAGGAGTAGGTCTCGAAGATGTGAACATAGACATGATAGTCTGAGGAGAAAGGATGACCTTAGTGATGATAACCAGCTCGCAACGGGATAATCTATACAATTTCAGGAGGACCCTCCTGTGGAGACTCCTCGAGCTAGAGGAAAGGTATGCAAGATcataaaaaagtcaaaaaggGTGTTCAAAGCCCTCAGTGTTATCAATTGTTGTAGATGCTAATAGCGTAACCTTTGATGATCGAGACCTTGCGGACATACTCTTCCCACATAATGATCCTGTGGTTTTCACCATAACTGTGACCGACTTTGTTGTGCAGAAGGTATTAAAGGATAGTGGTAGCTCGACTGATATCATTTTCAAAAACGTGGTAGACAAAATAGGCTTACAAATGATggatttagggtaaattacatttttggtctcatagGTGGACCTGtttccaattttagtcccacactcGGGGCAATTCGCATATTTAATCCCATAtgtggtttttgtttttttaatttgaggatCAAAGGGGGGATTCCATCCAAAACTTAACGGCAGCTGCTTAATCTGTCAGTTGCTATTAAATGTGGAGGGAAAACCTAGagatttggagggaaaattacatattgCCGATTACAAAACAACATAATGATGGagtacaaaatacaaaaaacatATCCTAAAATTAGCAACGTAATATTGCCGaatacatgaaaaattgaagcatatactccaaaaaaaattgagaaagacTCAACCAAAACAATACTTAAACAACACCATAAGTCAAGatacaaccaaaaaataaattaaaacagttTGTCTTCATTGCATCTGTGCAATTTTGTCCTCCattctattcaatttttgaagCAATCCGGGTATGATAACCTTTGCTCTTGCACACATCTGCGGGTCTTcctaaccaaaaaaaatacaccCGCTTCTTTTTTCTGTACACCCAAAAAACCTCCTATCTGAGTTGTCGTCGGTCCATGAGGTTTTCAAAATCGCAAGCTTTCCACAATGACAAAAAACTTCACTATTAGAAGCCATATTTAGTGACATTTTTCCTACTAAATGCAAGAGAGAAGTGAAGAAATAGGACTTACATAGACGAAAGAGGATCTAATGGTTTTTCCCAccaaattattgattttccCTTCAAATCTCCATGTTTTCCTTCCACATTTAATAACAACTGACGGATTAAGCAGCTGCCGTTAAGTTTTGGACGGAATCCCCCCTTTGGtcctcaaattaaaaaaaaaaccacatatgggactaaatgcGCGAATTGCCCtgagtgtgggactaaaattgaaaataggtACACTTATgtgaccaaaaatataatttatccacgGATTTAAAACCTGTTAACACCCCGCTCATGGGGTTCGAAGGAGGGAGCATAGTCCCTGCAGGAATTGTAAGCTTGCCAACATCCCTCGGGATAGATCCATGTCAAAAGACCATGATGGTCAGGTATTTAGTTGT encodes:
- the LOC105167751 gene encoding putative pentatricopeptide repeat-containing protein At1g09680 produces the protein MAAKNISRTSLRRRLPPPFNSHYSTATSAAEATKTAVWYTPPAPRFNPILQDQDTILTALSQAIQNSPSKSLQVSLKSLLPSLKPQHVINLISLNPYSLSASSLFSFFTWLSSPGNSTFRHTLHSYCTMIHFLCTHQMFLEAKSLLEVVVSRKGKDSASDVFAVILETKGTQKSDIYVFSGLMTAYLDSGFVLDAIQCFRLAKKQKFRVPFDTCRKVLEHLMKLRSFKLVWGFYKEILECGYPASLYFFNILMHRFCKGEEMRLARSVFDGIRRWGLRPSDVSFNTLINGYVRLGDLDEGFRLKNAMQASGIQPDVYTYSVLINGMCRERRMDDADELLNEMLDNGLVPNYVTYTTLIDGHCKNGRVDLAMELYQQMLNQGLVPDLITYNTLINGLCKKGDLKEARYRVDEMSAKGLKPDKITYTTLIDGSCKEGDLENAFKLKESMIKDNIALDDVAYTALISGLCQEGRGVDAERMLREMLSVGLKPDDGTYTMIINDFCKKGDLKTASKLLREMQRDGHVPSVVTYNVLMNGYCKQGQMKNANMLLNAMLNIGVVPDDVTYNILLEWYCKNGNHEDVSNLRSAKGLILDYASYTLFVGSLRKAPKFHSKR